The following proteins come from a genomic window of Pirellula staleyi DSM 6068:
- a CDS encoding sugar ABC transporter ATP-binding protein: MNSPLPIISIKNVSKTFPGVKALSNVSLDILPGELHAICGENGAGKSTLMKILSGVLADFEGELLLAGKPQRFSGTRDAEAAGISIIHQELNLVEQLSAAANIFLGREIRGWLGLRDDRAMEEAAHKLLRELECDVHPRTLAGQLRIGDQQLIEIAKALSLQSDILIMDEPTSALTESEVSRLYRVIDRLRKRGVTILYISHKMDEVFTLSDRITVLRDGKHVATVCREQTSPKEITHLMVGREIESVHRSEARKTGDEVLRVEQLSLPWPGHPRGWRLKDVSLSLRRGEILGIAGLMGAGRTELLECLFGAAADQPSGKIVLDGKEVSFSHPEEACRAGVALVTEDRKRLGLFAAMDVGQNISICTVDQFATAGIVSHWKEREACSVTAKQLGVKTAGLSAAITSLSGGNQQKCIIGRWLLTKPKVLLLDDPTRGIDVGAKAEIYRLLDVLSASGMGIIITSSELPELLAVSDRILVLSEGCLTANLERSEATEQVIMEAATRGHR, from the coding sequence ATGAACTCACCCCTGCCGATCATTTCGATCAAGAACGTCTCGAAGACGTTTCCGGGCGTGAAAGCGCTCTCGAACGTCTCGCTCGATATTTTGCCAGGCGAACTGCACGCCATCTGCGGCGAGAATGGTGCCGGAAAAAGCACCCTGATGAAGATTCTTTCGGGTGTGCTGGCCGATTTCGAAGGAGAACTGCTGCTCGCTGGCAAACCACAACGATTCAGCGGCACGCGCGATGCTGAAGCAGCGGGAATCAGCATCATTCATCAAGAGCTGAACTTGGTGGAGCAACTTTCAGCCGCTGCAAACATCTTTCTTGGGCGTGAGATTCGTGGTTGGCTCGGACTGCGTGACGATCGCGCGATGGAAGAAGCGGCTCACAAGCTGCTGCGAGAACTCGAGTGCGACGTTCATCCACGAACACTCGCAGGACAACTCCGGATCGGCGATCAGCAACTCATCGAAATCGCGAAAGCACTTTCGCTGCAAAGCGACATTCTGATCATGGACGAGCCGACCAGCGCGCTCACCGAGTCGGAAGTCAGTCGACTTTATCGCGTCATCGATCGGCTGCGTAAGCGGGGTGTGACGATCCTGTATATCTCACACAAGATGGACGAGGTGTTCACGCTCTCGGATCGGATCACCGTGCTCCGTGACGGAAAACATGTCGCCACGGTTTGTCGCGAGCAAACTTCGCCGAAAGAGATCACGCACTTGATGGTGGGGCGCGAAATCGAATCGGTTCATCGCAGCGAAGCTCGTAAAACTGGAGACGAAGTGCTGCGCGTTGAACAGCTTTCGTTGCCATGGCCCGGCCATCCTCGCGGCTGGCGTCTGAAGGACGTTTCACTTTCACTCCGACGAGGCGAAATCCTAGGAATCGCTGGCCTGATGGGAGCTGGGCGCACCGAGTTGCTCGAATGTTTGTTTGGTGCGGCGGCCGATCAGCCGAGCGGCAAGATCGTTCTCGATGGAAAAGAAGTCTCCTTCTCCCATCCTGAAGAAGCATGTCGCGCCGGTGTTGCGCTGGTGACAGAAGATCGCAAACGGCTGGGACTATTCGCAGCGATGGACGTCGGGCAGAACATTTCGATCTGCACGGTCGATCAGTTTGCTACTGCTGGAATTGTGAGCCACTGGAAAGAACGAGAAGCTTGCAGCGTTACGGCGAAGCAACTCGGCGTAAAAACAGCTGGACTCTCAGCTGCCATCACAAGTCTGAGTGGCGGCAACCAGCAGAAGTGCATCATTGGCCGCTGGCTGCTGACGAAACCGAAGGTCCTCTTGCTCGACGATCCGACCCGCGGCATTGATGTGGGAGCCAAGGCCGAGATCTATCGCCTGCTCGACGTGCTAAGTGCCTCGGGAATGGGGATCATCATCACTTCGAGTGAACTTCCAGAATTACTAGCGGTAAGCGATCGTATTTTAGTGCTGAGCGAAGGTTGCCTCACGGCCAATCTCGAGCGCAGTGAAGCGACAGAGCAAGTGATCATGGAAGCTGCCACACGGGGCCATCGATAA
- a CDS encoding heme-binding protein: MRDVLLPLCPTASSPSRRPKTSSFCRLASSIVAILSAWLTTAEIAAEEVGIKAPAGFVVETFAGDDLAHDIFSMTLNARGEVVVAGLGYIKTLHDDDGDGRADRSSTFSELPASGAHGLCFDGHDLLCTGDNGLLRFTDAHGDGVADGPPRLLASLRSPEHGANGVVQGPDGWFYVICGNDTGVTPRHASRISSPVKTPVCGALLRFPPSMVDSEIVAHGFRNPYDIDFHPLGHVFTVDADGERDQHLPWYSPTRLFDIGQGQHHGWVLQGWQRSWNRPASYFDNVPRLAELGRGSPTGLTVYRHTQFPERYRGSILSACWTLGRIYHIPLQSSGSSFEAKPEIFLETTGDVGFAPVDIAVGKSGELYVAIGGRRTRGSVFRVTYQGPQNSAPSSSPDNEAPIDKLLRSPQPLAAWSRAVWKPIAAELGRETLMARVADRTAPLEERIRGIEILTEMFGGLSLDEAVFLCKDHPLIEARAIWSLGRSARDSSATKLIASKAASKDPLVARTAWESLASLAAIHRTATNVLMTNDWHDAFVHDDRRVRSAALTADTRIDRPLEDQPLVELMRLAARNKLAVEHFALAAQCFIDLPQTGDKLIAARLMILSLGDLDLDPKTRDVIAGYSVAVDPNTLRVARIAFGKRIADSFPASDEELNRELARLLSVLVIDDEAVLERIAAHCTDTSDVHDDLHYLMVMAHLPGARSPVATQETAAAITRLHHKLQKNNLYISRNWPQRVGEALAALYARDPTLAAAVVSHKQFNLLQQAMLARAMPSSARNDAARKLIGVVKSSENEEHRWSAELIELAGTLPTDESLAVMREAWNHEELHDDIIPYLARSPQTEDRQRLIEGLNSIQPEIAEASAHALVMLGPYEDAAAWSAAVRVLRQACAVPPLKRLRSKLHVLLQTWTGKSLDILESNEANLLEVYQPWTDELVARFPEAATHLSPTSNQSSAAWNERLASIKLADGDSERGRLVFQRKSCLRCHAGNSPLGPDLAGAAARFSTSDLLAAIVDPNRDLSPLYQTTQLLTGSGRVLNGLVVYESPDATMLQTAPDTTVRIAGEEIVSLQKSRVSLMPTGLLDDASDRDIADLLAYLKTLVPRK; the protein is encoded by the coding sequence ATGCGCGATGTGCTTCTCCCTCTTTGCCCAACAGCTTCGTCCCCATCCCGGCGGCCGAAAACTTCCTCCTTTTGCAGACTCGCTTCATCGATCGTCGCGATCCTATCTGCCTGGCTCACTACTGCTGAAATTGCTGCGGAAGAAGTCGGAATCAAAGCTCCTGCTGGTTTTGTCGTCGAGACCTTCGCGGGCGATGACCTGGCCCACGACATTTTCAGCATGACGCTGAATGCTCGAGGTGAAGTTGTCGTCGCTGGGCTTGGGTATATCAAAACGCTCCACGACGACGATGGTGATGGACGCGCCGACCGCTCGTCAACCTTCTCCGAGCTTCCCGCGAGTGGTGCACATGGCCTCTGCTTCGACGGCCACGACCTCCTCTGCACCGGCGACAACGGACTTCTCCGATTCACCGACGCACATGGTGACGGAGTGGCAGATGGACCTCCCCGCTTGCTCGCATCGCTTCGATCGCCCGAACATGGAGCCAACGGTGTCGTGCAAGGCCCCGACGGCTGGTTCTATGTGATCTGCGGCAACGACACAGGCGTAACGCCTCGACATGCGTCGCGAATATCGTCTCCCGTCAAAACGCCAGTCTGCGGTGCCCTGCTTCGATTTCCTCCCTCGATGGTCGACAGCGAAATCGTGGCACATGGATTTCGTAACCCGTACGACATCGATTTTCACCCGCTGGGTCATGTCTTCACCGTCGATGCCGATGGTGAGCGCGACCAGCACTTGCCCTGGTACAGTCCGACGCGGCTGTTCGATATCGGCCAGGGACAACATCATGGCTGGGTGCTTCAAGGATGGCAGCGAAGCTGGAATCGCCCCGCTTCGTACTTCGACAATGTCCCGCGACTCGCCGAACTCGGCCGAGGATCGCCAACAGGACTGACCGTCTATCGTCACACGCAGTTCCCCGAGCGATATCGGGGAAGCATTTTGAGTGCCTGCTGGACCCTGGGACGGATTTATCACATTCCTCTGCAGTCAAGCGGCAGCAGCTTTGAAGCCAAGCCCGAAATCTTCCTCGAAACGACTGGCGATGTGGGCTTCGCGCCTGTCGATATCGCCGTCGGAAAGTCGGGCGAACTCTACGTTGCCATCGGGGGAAGACGCACGCGTGGCAGTGTATTTCGCGTGACGTACCAAGGCCCGCAAAACTCAGCGCCAAGCAGTTCCCCCGACAATGAGGCCCCCATCGATAAACTGCTTCGCTCGCCGCAGCCACTCGCCGCTTGGAGCCGTGCTGTATGGAAGCCGATCGCAGCCGAACTTGGGCGCGAGACCTTGATGGCCCGTGTCGCGGACCGCACTGCACCGCTGGAAGAACGGATTCGAGGAATCGAGATCCTCACGGAAATGTTTGGGGGGCTCTCGCTCGACGAGGCGGTGTTTCTGTGCAAAGACCATCCCCTAATCGAAGCCCGCGCAATCTGGTCACTCGGACGGTCGGCGCGCGACAGCTCCGCTACCAAATTGATTGCTTCTAAGGCCGCGAGCAAAGATCCACTGGTGGCACGCACCGCTTGGGAATCCCTGGCATCGCTCGCAGCTATTCATCGCACCGCTACCAACGTGCTGATGACGAATGATTGGCACGACGCGTTTGTTCATGACGACCGTCGCGTTCGATCGGCAGCACTTACGGCCGACACGCGCATTGATCGCCCTCTCGAAGATCAGCCGCTCGTCGAACTAATGCGCCTAGCTGCGCGGAATAAACTAGCCGTCGAACATTTTGCCCTCGCAGCACAGTGCTTCATCGATCTTCCTCAAACCGGCGACAAGCTGATTGCAGCTCGATTGATGATCCTTTCGCTCGGTGACCTCGATCTCGATCCCAAGACGCGTGACGTGATCGCGGGCTACAGCGTTGCTGTCGATCCCAACACCTTGCGGGTCGCGAGGATTGCCTTTGGCAAGCGCATCGCCGACTCTTTTCCAGCTTCTGACGAGGAACTCAATCGCGAACTAGCTCGCCTGCTCTCCGTCTTAGTCATCGATGATGAAGCGGTGCTTGAACGTATTGCCGCTCATTGCACCGACACATCGGATGTTCACGATGACCTGCACTACTTGATGGTGATGGCGCATCTTCCTGGAGCAAGATCGCCGGTCGCGACTCAGGAAACAGCCGCCGCGATCACACGTCTGCATCACAAGCTGCAAAAGAACAACTTGTACATCAGCCGCAATTGGCCCCAGCGGGTCGGCGAGGCCCTAGCGGCCTTGTATGCTCGCGATCCCACACTGGCCGCTGCCGTGGTCAGCCACAAGCAATTCAACCTCCTGCAGCAAGCGATGCTGGCTCGCGCGATGCCCAGCAGCGCACGCAACGATGCGGCGCGAAAGTTGATCGGAGTTGTTAAGTCGAGCGAGAATGAAGAGCATCGCTGGTCCGCCGAACTGATTGAACTCGCCGGAACGCTGCCCACCGACGAATCCTTGGCGGTGATGCGCGAAGCTTGGAACCATGAAGAACTTCACGACGACATCATCCCCTATCTGGCCCGCAGTCCTCAAACCGAAGATCGCCAGCGGCTCATTGAGGGACTAAATTCCATTCAGCCCGAGATCGCCGAGGCCTCGGCCCACGCGCTCGTGATGCTCGGCCCTTACGAGGATGCTGCAGCCTGGAGCGCTGCTGTCCGCGTCTTGCGACAAGCATGCGCTGTCCCTCCGCTCAAACGCCTGCGAAGCAAACTGCACGTGCTCCTGCAAACCTGGACAGGAAAATCGCTCGACATTCTCGAATCAAACGAAGCCAACCTGCTTGAGGTCTATCAGCCCTGGACCGATGAACTAGTAGCTCGCTTTCCTGAAGCGGCGACCCATTTGTCCCCAACGAGCAACCAATCGTCAGCCGCTTGGAACGAGCGGCTGGCGTCCATCAAACTTGCCGACGGCGATAGCGAGCGTGGACGCCTCGTCTTTCAGCGGAAAAGCTGCCTTCGCTGTCACGCTGGAAACAGCCCCCTCGGCCCCGATTTGGCAGGAGCAGCCGCGAGGTTTTCGACGTCCGACCTGCTGGCCGCTATCGTAGACCCCAACCGAGATCTTTCGCCGCTGTACCAAACAACGCAGTTGCTTACCGGAAGCGGGCGTGTGCTGAACGGGCTTGTGGTGTACGAATCTCCCGACGCCACCATGCTGCAAACGGCTCCGGATACAACCGTGCGAATCGCTGGCGAAGAGATTGTGTCGCTTCAGAAAAGTCGCGTCTCACTGATGCCTACGGGCCTGCTCGACGATGCCTCCGATCGCGATATCGCCGATCTTTTGGCCTATCTCAAAACGCTTGTCCCACGCAAATAG
- a CDS encoding glycine zipper domain-containing protein, translated as MKTYLRTRGTMTHKNPTARLQLLALASILVFTTSSIGCRGNGYGDRGLVLGGLAGALTGAAIGDGSGNALPGAVVGSAVGAFTGAAIGDGIDADLARSQAEIEARMGRRISGAATIEDVIAMSKAGLSDEVINTHIRASGVSRPLAVNDLIALRDQGVSDAVIKTMQQTPQPTAAQPVAYAPAGGSRQVIVEHHYDTYCPPPPPFWYHHHPRHCGPPRRPGVAWGFSIAR; from the coding sequence TTGAAGACCTACCTTCGGACACGCGGCACGATGACGCACAAAAATCCCACAGCTCGACTCCAGTTACTGGCATTAGCCAGCATCCTGGTTTTCACGACCAGCTCCATCGGCTGCCGCGGCAATGGGTATGGGGATCGCGGCCTCGTTTTGGGTGGTTTGGCGGGTGCTTTGACTGGCGCTGCAATTGGCGATGGCAGTGGCAACGCCCTGCCTGGGGCTGTCGTGGGATCGGCGGTGGGCGCCTTCACGGGTGCTGCGATTGGCGATGGAATCGATGCCGACCTCGCCCGTTCCCAAGCCGAAATCGAAGCTCGCATGGGTCGCCGCATTTCTGGCGCCGCCACCATCGAAGATGTCATTGCGATGTCAAAAGCGGGTCTGAGCGACGAAGTTATTAACACCCACATTCGTGCCAGCGGAGTATCGCGTCCACTGGCCGTGAACGATTTGATCGCACTTCGCGACCAAGGGGTCAGCGATGCGGTGATTAAAACGATGCAGCAAACGCCTCAGCCCACAGCTGCACAGCCGGTCGCCTATGCTCCGGCCGGTGGATCGCGACAAGTGATCGTCGAACACCACTACGACACCTATTGCCCACCGCCACCACCGTTTTGGTATCACCATCATCCGCGACACTGCGGACCACCACGACGCCCAGGAGTTGCCTGGGGCTTCTCGATCGCGCGCTAG
- a CDS encoding DUF1559 domain-containing protein produces MKRRGFTLVELLVVIAIIGVLVALLLPAVQAAREAARRMQCGNNLKQIGLALQNYHDTMLSMPYGARCRYIGTASSGYGPSFFVGILPYCEQKPLYDLMEAQAILGYDYQSTQITATAANAKIGWMRCPSSPLPELELQNNHNLQVPSYVGIAGATGGGNTGKTGELDFVETRVTSGDHGGQIAYGGMLTLNNAYNMSAAIDGTSSTMVVGEIGDYFFSTGNVRNRVDGSSVGAAPGGRGGWWMTGANAPNSTAGGTSVGQLVFNLTTIGHPVGYNGKGLSLAVNANGIGERAQNNPMLSGHPGGSQVAFLDGHVQLVSKTTHVAILKRWATRDDGQMIQE; encoded by the coding sequence ATGAAGCGAAGAGGTTTTACGTTGGTCGAGCTACTCGTGGTGATTGCGATCATCGGGGTTCTCGTTGCTTTGCTGTTGCCGGCAGTGCAGGCAGCTCGTGAGGCGGCTCGCCGCATGCAGTGCGGCAACAATCTCAAGCAGATTGGCTTGGCTCTGCAGAACTACCATGACACCATGCTTTCCATGCCATATGGAGCTCGTTGTCGCTACATTGGAACAGCCAGCAGTGGCTATGGTCCCAGCTTTTTTGTGGGCATTCTTCCGTACTGCGAGCAAAAGCCGCTGTACGATTTGATGGAAGCCCAGGCCATCTTGGGCTACGACTATCAGTCGACGCAGATCACCGCGACAGCGGCCAATGCCAAGATTGGTTGGATGCGTTGTCCATCGTCGCCACTTCCGGAGCTTGAGCTCCAGAACAATCACAATCTTCAGGTTCCGTCGTATGTTGGTATTGCTGGTGCAACTGGCGGCGGTAATACCGGCAAGACGGGCGAACTCGATTTTGTCGAGACTCGCGTCACCTCGGGTGATCACGGTGGGCAGATTGCCTACGGCGGCATGCTCACGCTCAATAATGCCTACAATATGTCGGCTGCAATTGATGGAACCAGCAGCACGATGGTGGTTGGTGAAATTGGCGACTATTTCTTCTCGACTGGCAACGTGCGAAATCGCGTCGACGGCTCGTCGGTTGGTGCTGCCCCTGGTGGTCGCGGCGGTTGGTGGATGACCGGTGCAAACGCGCCTAATTCCACTGCTGGTGGGACTTCGGTTGGTCAGCTTGTCTTCAATCTCACTACGATCGGCCACCCGGTCGGATATAACGGCAAGGGTTTGTCGCTGGCCGTGAATGCCAATGGCATCGGTGAGCGTGCGCAAAATAACCCGATGCTCTCGGGTCATCCCGGTGGATCGCAAGTTGCGTTTCTCGATGGTCACGTTCAGCTTGTGAGTAAGACGACCCATGTCGCCATTCTCAAGCGTTGGGCTACTCGCGATGACGGCCAGATGATTCAGGAGTAG
- a CDS encoding toxin-antitoxin system HicB family antitoxin yields the protein METTVMSPAPAQEDRKIVAQRIAAEMFQQQPDWVTFFREVLGVDGLVRRLFNDPAELTEFEKSGEYAEIQQMLAKLRERSGAAADGKEPTRVITVRLPKSLHEALKTEAYGRKTSMNQLCISKLLQVIDAEMVPTEDPS from the coding sequence ATGGAAACCACTGTAATGTCACCCGCCCCCGCTCAGGAAGATCGCAAGATCGTCGCTCAACGAATTGCTGCCGAAATGTTTCAGCAGCAGCCCGATTGGGTCACGTTCTTCCGCGAAGTGCTGGGAGTGGATGGTCTGGTGCGTCGTTTGTTTAACGACCCAGCTGAACTCACCGAGTTCGAGAAGAGCGGCGAGTATGCCGAGATCCAGCAGATGCTGGCGAAGCTTCGCGAGCGAAGCGGTGCCGCTGCTGATGGCAAAGAGCCCACCCGCGTGATCACTGTCCGTTTGCCAAAGAGCTTGCACGAAGCTCTCAAGACCGAAGCCTACGGTCGCAAGACCAGCATGAACCAGCTTTGCATCTCGAAGCTGCTGCAAGTAATCGATGCCGAAATGGTCCCCACCGAAGATCCATCGTAA
- a CDS encoding substrate-binding domain-containing protein codes for MFRSTFLRYVAATAIAVFSFTTLGCGGGDPATSGGSGSSSGTKRIIFLTNGDDPFWDACNAGLQEGAKRSDVAADGWTVVMEKNSGGAAGQIEKLRQFGTQSDIAAVAISAVDADNPVIVEEMKKLQAKGVKVITVDGDINRERFPDARPYYIGTDNIVAGRVLGTAAKEILKSRGKESGGYVQFSGYNDNDNARSRMNGFKEAVGEAYTEIDRMPDAMNKDKARENVRNALTNHGDKIVALVGIWAYNAPAIAEVVTERSVRDKTTVITVDAQAIAVENMSEGKIDAMVVQNPFMMGVETVRLLKAMLKEDQATIQEMFPKLGEPNGDLYITGLRVVAPDEGTVLKPELFDSSVVEFMTLSKFKEWLKQYNLTSS; via the coding sequence ATGTTTCGCTCTACCTTTCTGCGCTATGTCGCAGCCACCGCGATCGCGGTCTTCAGCTTCACCACACTCGGCTGCGGTGGCGGCGATCCCGCCACCAGCGGAGGAAGTGGAAGCTCGTCTGGCACTAAACGAATCATCTTCCTGACCAACGGCGACGATCCCTTCTGGGACGCCTGCAATGCTGGCCTTCAGGAAGGTGCCAAACGCTCGGATGTCGCTGCCGACGGCTGGACCGTAGTGATGGAAAAAAACAGCGGCGGTGCCGCTGGCCAAATCGAAAAGCTCCGCCAGTTCGGCACTCAGTCCGACATTGCAGCGGTCGCTATCTCGGCGGTCGATGCCGACAATCCAGTCATCGTCGAAGAAATGAAGAAGCTGCAAGCCAAGGGGGTGAAAGTCATCACCGTCGACGGCGACATCAATCGCGAGCGTTTCCCCGATGCTCGCCCTTACTACATCGGCACTGACAACATCGTTGCCGGTCGCGTGCTCGGAACAGCGGCCAAAGAGATTCTGAAGTCGCGCGGCAAAGAGTCGGGTGGCTACGTTCAGTTCTCGGGCTACAACGACAACGATAACGCTCGCAGTCGCATGAACGGCTTCAAAGAAGCGGTCGGCGAGGCATACACCGAAATCGACCGCATGCCCGATGCGATGAACAAGGACAAGGCTCGTGAGAACGTACGCAACGCGCTCACTAACCATGGCGACAAAATTGTGGCGCTCGTCGGCATCTGGGCCTACAACGCCCCCGCCATCGCCGAAGTGGTGACCGAGCGTAGTGTTCGCGACAAAACAACCGTCATCACTGTCGACGCGCAGGCCATTGCCGTCGAGAACATGTCGGAAGGCAAGATTGATGCCATGGTGGTACAGAACCCGTTTATGATGGGTGTCGAGACGGTTCGTCTCTTGAAGGCGATGCTCAAAGAGGATCAGGCCACCATCCAGGAAATGTTCCCCAAGCTGGGCGAACCCAATGGCGATCTCTACATCACAGGTCTCCGTGTTGTAGCGCCCGATGAAGGGACTGTTCTCAAGCCCGAGTTGTTCGATTCATCAGTCGTCGAGTTCATGACGCTGTCGAAATTTAAAGAGTGGCTCAAGCAGTACAACCTCACCAGTTCATGA
- a CDS encoding ABC transporter permease: MNKLLSYSPLRFNEIALVIAIIVTALITNAADSNHSYFRDPLTSAKEVARYTAVLGIFALGATVVIISGGIDLSVGSMIAFGSTACCTTMLILAPKELIAYQPVGATTIAIALGVTMLAGLLVGTLHAWLITAVRLPPFVATLATLVGLRSLSRALCENVTTQVTGAKSVQITVYDPFFRAINNNVWYSVVTFAVLAIITWIILSYTVLGRHLYALGGNEQAAKLSGIRTERIKWFAYCYGSVTASIASLFFIAYQAGADPVLQGLGSELNAIAAAVVGGCSLQGGVGTIMGTVLGALFLRVVIDAVSKVIKTGADVYEGMIVGVVVVLAVTLSQIRQLMVSGREIFPGAMGIAAIPTLSLLALALGVMIIGTVPGSIIGGTTLVLLIAIKVFEVLRSKKA, from the coding sequence ATGAACAAACTCCTGAGCTACAGCCCGCTGCGATTCAATGAAATCGCGCTCGTGATTGCGATCATCGTCACGGCGCTAATCACCAACGCGGCCGACAGCAATCACAGCTATTTCCGAGATCCGTTGACCAGTGCCAAAGAAGTGGCTCGGTACACGGCGGTCCTCGGTATTTTTGCGCTCGGCGCCACGGTGGTAATCATCTCGGGAGGGATCGATCTCTCGGTTGGATCGATGATCGCTTTCGGCAGCACTGCTTGCTGCACCACCATGCTGATCCTGGCCCCCAAGGAGTTGATTGCCTATCAACCGGTCGGTGCCACAACCATTGCGATTGCACTTGGCGTTACCATGTTGGCAGGGCTACTGGTGGGTACCTTGCATGCCTGGCTAATCACTGCTGTAAGGCTACCGCCGTTTGTCGCGACACTTGCGACGCTGGTGGGACTCCGCAGTTTGTCGCGCGCTCTTTGCGAAAACGTGACCACCCAAGTGACCGGCGCAAAGTCGGTGCAAATCACCGTCTACGATCCCTTCTTCCGGGCGATCAACAACAACGTCTGGTACTCGGTCGTTACGTTCGCAGTCCTTGCTATCATCACCTGGATCATCCTCTCGTACACCGTGCTGGGGCGACACCTCTACGCACTCGGCGGTAACGAACAAGCGGCCAAACTCAGTGGCATCCGAACCGAGCGAATCAAGTGGTTCGCTTATTGCTATGGCTCGGTCACCGCCAGCATTGCAAGCCTGTTCTTCATTGCCTATCAGGCAGGTGCTGATCCGGTACTGCAAGGACTTGGCAGCGAGCTCAATGCCATCGCCGCTGCTGTTGTGGGAGGATGCTCGCTCCAAGGTGGCGTCGGAACCATCATGGGGACCGTTCTGGGTGCCCTATTCCTTCGCGTGGTGATCGATGCAGTCTCGAAGGTGATTAAAACCGGCGCTGATGTCTACGAAGGAATGATCGTGGGCGTCGTCGTGGTGCTGGCTGTCACACTCAGCCAAATTCGACAACTCATGGTAAGTGGTCGTGAGATATTTCCGGGTGCCATGGGGATTGCAGCGATCCCCACCTTATCGCTCTTGGCCTTAGCGCTCGGTGTGATGATCATCGGCACAGTTCCCGGCAGCATCATCGGAGGAACCACGCTGGTGCTACTCATCGCTATTAAGGTGTTTGAAGTTCTTCGCTCGAAAAAGGCCTGA
- a CDS encoding trypsin-like peptidase domain-containing protein, with protein sequence MLRKLTLVAVSMVAGAAIMLVMLESHDVVGLVAAQLPGRFEPPVREAAPPELGLPGGVPGLPRAAIPAARPPADPLADFTPEERTNIMVYEKANRSVVHITTKSVRAELLVLEVPTEGAGSGSVLDKAGHVLTNFHVIEGSQEIRVTLASGETFDASVVGFDAPNDMAVLKIDAPAELLEPIQLGDSSKLRVGQMVYAIGNPFGLERTMTTGIISSLNRSLPTRGGRTMRSIIQIDAALNRGNSGGPLLDSRARLIGMNTAIASTTGENTGVGFAIPVDSIVRVARQLIEEGRVVRPDTGISRVFETERGLVIATLTPGGPAERLGLRGFRIVKETKRRGPFTYEEKKIDRTYADMIVSVDGEKVKTADEFLSLIEQHRPGEKAILGILRGEELLEVPITLGISE encoded by the coding sequence ATGCTACGTAAACTCACGCTCGTCGCTGTTTCGATGGTCGCAGGTGCCGCGATCATGCTTGTGATGCTCGAGTCACACGATGTAGTGGGGCTCGTTGCGGCCCAGTTACCAGGACGCTTTGAACCACCAGTGCGCGAAGCAGCCCCACCCGAACTAGGGCTGCCCGGTGGAGTGCCTGGTCTGCCGCGCGCCGCAATTCCCGCGGCACGTCCACCGGCAGATCCTTTGGCCGACTTCACTCCCGAAGAGCGGACCAACATTATGGTCTACGAAAAAGCGAATCGCAGCGTCGTGCACATCACCACCAAGAGTGTTCGCGCCGAGTTGCTGGTGCTCGAGGTTCCCACCGAAGGTGCCGGCAGTGGGAGTGTGCTCGATAAGGCCGGGCATGTGCTCACGAACTTTCACGTCATCGAAGGCTCGCAAGAGATTCGTGTCACACTCGCTAGTGGCGAAACCTTCGATGCATCGGTTGTCGGATTCGATGCTCCCAACGACATGGCTGTATTGAAGATCGATGCACCTGCTGAACTTCTCGAGCCCATTCAACTCGGCGATTCGTCGAAGCTCCGCGTTGGGCAGATGGTCTACGCGATCGGCAATCCGTTTGGGCTCGAGCGGACTATGACTACCGGCATCATCTCGAGTCTCAACCGCTCGCTTCCGACGCGAGGTGGACGAACGATGCGCTCGATCATTCAAATCGATGCTGCACTTAATCGTGGCAATTCGGGTGGGCCACTCCTCGATTCTCGCGCTCGGCTGATCGGAATGAACACCGCGATCGCCAGCACCACAGGCGAGAATACTGGTGTCGGCTTTGCGATTCCTGTCGATTCGATCGTGCGCGTCGCCAGGCAGTTGATCGAAGAAGGTCGCGTGGTTCGTCCTGATACTGGAATCAGCCGCGTTTTCGAAACGGAGCGCGGGTTGGTGATTGCCACGCTCACTCCTGGTGGACCAGCAGAGCGCTTAGGTCTTCGTGGATTTCGAATCGTGAAAGAAACGAAACGCCGGGGGCCATTCACCTACGAAGAGAAGAAGATCGACCGAACCTATGCCGATATGATCGTGTCGGTCGATGGCGAAAAAGTGAAAACGGCCGATGAATTCCTGTCGCTCATCGAGCAGCATCGCCCTGGGGAAAAAGCGATCCTCGGGATCTTGCGAGGGGAAGAGTTGCTGGAAGTGCCGATCACTTTGGGGATCAGCGAGTAG